Proteins encoded by one window of Salmo trutta chromosome 17, fSalTru1.1, whole genome shotgun sequence:
- the cart1 gene encoding cocaine- and amphetamine-regulated transcript protein has product MVGSLLLLLSATCSVLVVLANSHDFMETRSPEDSIKTQEEQELFEALQEVLEKLQSKQMPAYEKKLGWVPMCDADAGQQCAVRKGARIGKLCECPRGTSCNFSILKCF; this is encoded by the exons ATGGTCGGcagcctgctcctcctcctcagcGCTACCTGCTCGGTGTTGGTGGTGCTGGCCAACTCCCACGACTTTATGGAAACACGCTCCCCCGAAGACTCCATCAAGACACAAGAAGAACAAGAATTG TTTGAAGCTTTACAAGAGgttcttgaaaaactacaaagtAAGCAGATGCCGGCCTATGAGAAGAAGTTGGGTTGGGTTCCCATG TGTGATGCTGATGCGGGTCAGCAATGTGCAGTTCGCAAAGGTGCAAGAATTGGGAAGTTGTGCGAGTGTCCACGGGGAACATCTTGCAACTTCTCCATCCTCAAATGCTTTTAG